In one Oryza glaberrima chromosome 2, OglaRS2, whole genome shotgun sequence genomic region, the following are encoded:
- the LOC127762715 gene encoding GPI ethanolamine phosphate transferase 1 isoform X1 translates to MAGRARPQPQPQPHSPSASTRRRERWLVVLGVALHAVYMLSIFDIYFKSPIVHGMAPEPPRFSAPPAKRLVLLVADGLRADKFFEPDERGRYRAPFLRGVIEEKGRWGVSHARPPTESRPGHVAIIAGFYEDPSAVTKGWKANPVEFDSVFNQSRHIISFGSPDIVPIFCSSLPHSTWGTYPHEYEDFATDASFLDHWSFDQFQGLLNRSFEDAKLRQLLLQDKLVIFLHLLGCDTNGHAHRPYSNIYLNNVKVVDQIAESMYNLMESYFNDNQTAYVFTADHGMSDKGSHGDGHPSNTDTPLVAWGAGIRSPKFLAYTDKPDDGFRFVDDHKHDMPTPQDWALEGFERVDVNQADIAPLMATLVGLPCPLNSVGSLPTHYLKLSKADEVEAVLANTKQILNQFLRKSQMKQSSSLYFKPFKPLANYSLVLDQIEDLISAKDYENAMKHSEELRSMALAGLHYFQTYDWFMLMTTITLGYIGWMVNLILHVLQSYTSFPANLQKRTQVYAKNTSVKVYIVGCFIMGFSSIILLLEKSPLLYHAYLFMTIFLWTRIVQNFEFIKAVWRELSNMPFKYTMNLLNISVIALFILEFLVMSFFDRKLYTWCFLILGILASSCVAIFIQASSALAVYVWLSCWFLSLFTLMPAEIPENNNLVIFSGALIILTAMASRWMATNNNNFWLYLTRANKQDPQFSKLFFVQVVFVAISSIMVWISTSHRSQNKQLHPLHQMINWLIAGFAMVLPLFSPSSVLSRLTSIFLGFAPPFLLLSIGYEAVFYSAFAMVLMGWIFVESANLYCSEQNGSARRSSIVEGSIFGYDERCLQLSDLRIPLLFTILFNVAFFGTGNFASIASFEISSVYRFITIFSPFLMAALLIFKLFIPFMLVICTFSAITKVVRIPRLGCYFLVILLSDVMTIHFFFLVRNTGSWMEIGNSISHFGIVSAQVVFVLLLFALTNIFTKDIEVSSRQLSSRKVM, encoded by the exons ATGGCCGGCCGCGCccgcccgcagccgcagccgcagccgcactcgccgtcggcctccacgcggcggcgcgagcggtgGCTGGTCGTCCTCGGCGTCGCCCTCCACGCCGTCTACATGCTCAGCATCTTCGACATCTACTTCAAGTCCCCCATCGTCCACGGCATGGCCCCCGAGCCGCCCCGCTTCTCCGCTCCCCCCGCCAagcgcctcgtcctcctcgtcg CGGACGGGCTCAGGGCGGACAAGTTCTTCGAGCCGGACGAGCGGGGGAGGTACAGGGCGCCGTTCCTGCGCGGGGTGATCGAGGAGAAGGGCAGGTGGGGGGTCAGCCACGCGCGGCCGCCAACGGAGTCCAGGCCAGGCCacgtcgccatcatcgccggcTTCTATGAAGACCCCAGTGCTGTCACCAAAG GATGGAAGGCCAATCCTGTTGAGTTTGATTCTGTATTCAATCAAAGTAGACACATTATCTCGTTTGGCAGTCCAGATATTGTTCCCATATTCTGCAGCAGCCTACCTCACAGTACCTGGGGTACTTATCCCCATGAATATGAAGACTTTGCGACAG ATGCATCATTCCTGGATCATTGGTCATTTGACCAGTTTCAAGGTCTTCTCAACAGGTCTTTTGAGGATGCTAAATTGAGACAATTGCTCCTACAGGATAAATTGGTCATATTTCTGCACTTACTGGGTTGTGATACTAACGGCCATGCACATCGACCCTATTCAAACATCTATCTTAACAACGTTAAGGTTGTAGATCAAATAGCTGAAAGTATGTACAATCTCATGGAAAGCTACTTCAACGATAACCAGACTGCTTATGTGTTTACAGCGGATCATGGAATGAGTGACAAAG GAAGCCATGGAGATGGACACCCATCAAACACTGATACTCCTCTTGTAGCGTGGGGGGCTGGAATTAGAAGCCCAAAGTTCTTGGCCTATACAGACAAACCTGATGATGGCTTTCGGTTTGTTGATGACCACAAACATGATATGCCCACACCACAGGATTGGGCCCTCGAAGGATTTGAAAGAGTGGATGTTAACCAGGCTGATATAGCTCCTCTAATG GCTACACTTGTGGGTCTGCCATGCCCGCTGAATTCTGTTGGAAGCTTACCTACGCATTATTTGAAATTAAGCAAG GCTGACGAAGTTGAAGCGGTTCTGGCCAACACAAAGCAAATTCTTAATCAGTTTCTTCGAAAGTCAC AGATGAAACAATCAAGTTCACTCTACTTCAAGCCTTTTAAGCCACTGGCAAACTATTCTTTAGTCCTTGATCAAATTGAAGATCTTATATCTGCAAAGGACTATGAAAATGCCATGAAGCATTCTGAAGAACTCCGAAGTATGGCTCTTGCTGGTCTCCATTATTTTCAAACATATGACTGGTTCATGTTGATGACAACAATTACCCTTGGATATATTGGATGGATGGTGAACCTCATTCTACATGTGCTACAGTCTTATACATCATTTCCTGCTAATCTTCAAAAAAGGACTCAAGTGTATGCTAAGAACACCTCTGTGAAA GTATACATAGTTGGATGCTTCATTATGGGTTTTTCATCCATTATACTACTTTTAGAGAAATCTCCACTTCTTTATCATGCTTATTTATTTATGACAATATTCCTTTGGACAAGAattgttcaaaattttgaattcatcAAGGCAGTATGGAGAGAATTATCTAATATGCCATTCAAGTACACCATGAATCTTCTGAACATTTCAGTCATTGCACTGTTCATATTGGAGTTTCTG GTTATGAGCTTCTTTGATAGGAAGCTTTATacttggtgctttttgatccttGGGATACTTGCTTCATCTTGTGTTGCAATATTTATACAAGCTAGCTCTGCACTTGCAGTCTATGTGTGGCTTTCATGCTGGTTCCTATCTTTATTCACATTGATGCCAGCTGAAATTCCAGAAAACAACAACTTGGT AATTTTTAGTGGGGCCTTGATAATACTGACTGCAATGGCATCGAGATGGATGGCCACAAATaataacaacttttggctatatCTTACTCGAGCAAATAAACAGGATCCTCAATTCTCTAAGCTATTTTTTGTTCAG GTTGTATTTGTTGCGATATCTTCTATAATGGTGTGGATATCGACCTCGCACCGGTCTCAGAACAAACAGCTGCACCCATTGCACCAGATGATCAACTGGTTAATAGCTG GTTTTGCTATGGTGCTACCACTTTTTTCACCATCAAGTGTTCTATCTCGCCTTACATCTATCTTCTTGGGATTTGCTCCTCCATTTCTATTGCTCTCTATTGG CTATGAAGCGGTTTTCTATAGTGCTTTTGCAATGGTACTTATGGGATGGATATTTGTGGAATCTGCCAACTTGTATTGCTCAGAACAAAATGGTTCTGCACGCCGTAGTAGCATTGTGGAGGGCTCAATTTTCGGCTATGATGAAAGATGCTTACAACTATCTGATCTACGAATCCCTCTGTTATTT ACGATCTTATTTAATGTTGCGTTCTTTGGAACTGGGAATTTTGCGAGTATTGCAAGCTTTGAAATTTCATCTGTGTACCGGTTCATTACAATATTTAGT CCGTTCCTGATGGCAGCACTTCTTATCTTCAAATTGTTCATTCCATTTATGCTTGTCAT